A portion of the Faecalibacterium sp. I3-3-89 genome contains these proteins:
- a CDS encoding aminotransferase class I/II-fold pyridoxal phosphate-dependent enzyme: MANYFEMTRDELAAEKAALEEEYKKFQAMGLKLNMARGKPGPHQMDLAMGLLQMTDYTTDAGTDARNYGDLEGLHEARELFADVMGVKPEEVFVGGNSSLQLMYNLISMGYSFGFPESPCPWSQVEKRKFLCPVPGYDRHFSITEEFGFELISVPMTPNGPDMDVVEKLVAEDDTIKGIWCVPQYSNPDGYTYSDETIDRFAKMKTAAPDFKIFWDEAYIVHHLTEEIIETPVLLNECKKYGNEDRVFMFTSTSKITFPGAGVSALACSEAMMKYICKRFSVMIISYDKMNQLRHVRFLKNKEGVLAHMAKHRRRLVPCFDAVKTAFNEELTPCGDIAHWTNPKGGYFISLYVMPGCAKRVAQLCKECGLTLTGAGSAYPYHKDPDDSHLRIAPTYPSLDEVETASDLLCVCVRLAAVEKLLTEKD, translated from the coding sequence ATGGCAAATTATTTTGAGATGACCCGCGACGAACTGGCTGCCGAAAAGGCGGCTCTGGAAGAAGAGTACAAAAAGTTTCAGGCGATGGGCCTGAAGCTGAACATGGCCCGCGGCAAGCCCGGCCCTCACCAGATGGATCTGGCAATGGGTCTGCTGCAGATGACGGATTACACCACCGACGCCGGCACCGACGCCCGCAACTACGGCGATCTGGAGGGCCTGCATGAGGCCCGCGAGCTGTTCGCCGACGTGATGGGCGTGAAGCCCGAGGAGGTCTTTGTGGGCGGCAACTCCAGCCTGCAGCTGATGTACAACCTCATCTCGATGGGCTACAGCTTCGGTTTCCCGGAGTCTCCCTGCCCGTGGTCTCAGGTGGAGAAGCGGAAGTTCCTCTGCCCGGTGCCCGGCTATGACCGCCATTTTTCCATCACCGAGGAGTTCGGCTTCGAGCTGATCAGCGTCCCCATGACCCCAAACGGCCCCGACATGGACGTCGTCGAGAAGCTGGTGGCCGAGGATGACACCATCAAGGGCATCTGGTGCGTGCCGCAGTATTCCAACCCCGACGGCTACACCTACAGCGATGAGACCATCGACCGCTTTGCTAAGATGAAGACCGCCGCCCCCGACTTCAAGATCTTCTGGGATGAGGCTTACATCGTCCACCATCTGACGGAGGAGATCATCGAGACCCCCGTCCTGCTGAACGAGTGCAAGAAGTACGGCAACGAAGACCGCGTCTTTATGTTCACCTCCACCAGCAAGATCACCTTCCCGGGCGCTGGCGTCTCCGCTCTGGCTTGCAGCGAGGCCATGATGAAGTACATCTGCAAGCGCTTCTCGGTCATGATCATCAGCTACGACAAGATGAACCAGCTGCGCCACGTCCGCTTCCTCAAGAACAAGGAGGGCGTTCTGGCCCACATGGCAAAGCACCGCCGTCGTCTGGTGCCCTGCTTCGATGCCGTCAAGACAGCCTTCAACGAAGAGCTGACCCCCTGCGGCGACATCGCCCACTGGACGAACCCCAAGGGCGGCTACTTCATCAGCCTCTATGTCATGCCCGGCTGCGCAAAGCGGGTGGCTCAGCTGTGCAAGGAGTGCGGCCTGACCCTCACCGGCGCAGGCTCTGCATACCCCTACCACAAGGACCCGGATGATTCCCACCTGCGCATCGCGCCCACTTATCCCAGTCTGGATGAGGTGGAGACCGCATCCGACCTGCTCTGTGTCTGCGTCCGTCTGGCAGCAGTCGAGAAACTGCTGACGGAAAAGGACTGA
- the secF gene encoding protein translocase subunit SecF — MKTKGKAWQLILTVLVIAAFVYTAFFGVAVKYGDVTTTYIKGAKDIRFGVDIKGGVNVTFVPSDGYDATDDQLEAAQLVIENRLVALNVTDYELYVDNNSDSLILEFPWQSGETEFDPEAAIEEIGTTAYLTFREGSSADGALVLDGSMVESAAAQYGPVNGSSSEYYVALKFTDEGAKAFGDATTRLYQNGGSISIWLDDENVSTASVNAAITDGSAIITSSAANPFTQEDVVKMARQINSGSLPFALSVDSYSTISPSLGENSLSAMVLAGVIAFALILVLMTALYRLPGFLACIALAGQVAATLAFVSGYFPVFESFTLTLPGIAGIILAIGMGVDANVITAERIKEELRSGKSLDGALKSGFARGLTPIIDGNVTIVIVAVVLMGAFGPSDGFFAKALHFVFFAFGPSTAGTIYAFGYTLLTGVLLNFVFGIFATRTMIRGAASIKALRNPRLYGADAPGKTPTEKKQVNFVGLRKRFLTFSACLMAAIVLCAVVLGVHLDTEFTGGAMITLSYENSFEMSAVQKTASEALGSNGLTLQTGENVATGEQALKISMPGTETVTTDEVQTLLDSLNESYPDNSFAQLSLSNVSAAMGMKFLQKSLVAVVFALVLILAYIAYRFKRIGGLTGGMMAVLALLNDLMVVFGTFVLLRAPLDGNFIAAMLTILGYSINDTVVVYDRIRENRSLLGKKASFEELVNHSVNQSARRTIITTVTTVMALGVMCVVSKLYGLDSIFTFAFPLMMGMLSGVYTSLCVSTSAWVAWSERKGAKKN; from the coding sequence ATGAAAACGAAAGGCAAAGCATGGCAGCTTATCCTCACGGTGCTTGTGATCGCGGCGTTCGTCTATACGGCGTTCTTCGGTGTTGCGGTCAAGTACGGTGATGTGACCACCACCTACATCAAGGGAGCGAAGGACATCCGCTTCGGTGTGGACATCAAGGGCGGCGTCAACGTCACCTTCGTCCCCTCCGACGGCTACGACGCCACCGACGACCAGCTTGAGGCTGCTCAGCTGGTCATCGAGAACCGTCTGGTCGCCCTCAACGTGACCGACTATGAGCTGTATGTGGACAACAACTCCGACAGCCTCATCCTCGAGTTCCCGTGGCAGTCGGGCGAGACCGAGTTCGACCCCGAAGCCGCCATCGAGGAGATCGGCACCACCGCCTACCTGACCTTCCGGGAGGGGAGCAGCGCAGACGGTGCGCTGGTGCTTGACGGCTCGATGGTGGAGAGTGCTGCTGCCCAGTACGGCCCCGTCAACGGCAGCAGCTCCGAGTACTATGTGGCGCTGAAGTTTACTGACGAGGGTGCCAAGGCATTCGGCGACGCCACCACCCGTCTGTACCAGAACGGCGGCAGCATCAGCATCTGGCTGGACGACGAGAACGTCAGCACCGCCAGCGTCAACGCCGCCATCACCGACGGCTCTGCCATCATCACCAGCTCTGCGGCGAATCCCTTCACGCAGGAAGATGTCGTCAAAATGGCCCGCCAGATCAACTCCGGCTCTCTGCCCTTTGCGCTGAGCGTGGACAGCTACTCCACCATCAGCCCGAGTCTGGGCGAGAACAGCCTGAGCGCCATGGTGCTGGCCGGTGTCATCGCCTTTGCCCTCATCCTCGTGCTCATGACGGCCCTCTACCGTCTGCCCGGCTTCCTCGCCTGCATTGCGCTGGCCGGTCAGGTGGCGGCCACGCTGGCCTTCGTCTCCGGCTACTTCCCGGTGTTTGAGAGCTTCACCCTGACCCTGCCCGGCATCGCTGGCATCATCCTCGCCATCGGCATGGGCGTGGATGCCAACGTCATCACCGCCGAGCGCATCAAGGAGGAGCTGCGCAGCGGCAAGAGCCTCGACGGCGCGCTCAAGAGCGGCTTTGCCCGCGGCCTGACCCCCATTATCGACGGCAATGTGACCATCGTCATCGTTGCGGTCGTCCTGATGGGTGCCTTCGGCCCCTCGGACGGCTTCTTTGCCAAGGCCCTGCACTTCGTCTTCTTTGCTTTCGGCCCCTCGACCGCAGGCACCATCTACGCCTTCGGCTACACGCTGCTCACCGGCGTGCTGCTCAACTTCGTGTTTGGCATCTTTGCCACCCGTACCATGATCCGGGGCGCTGCTTCCATCAAGGCCCTGCGGAACCCCCGTCTCTACGGTGCGGATGCTCCCGGTAAGACTCCCACCGAGAAGAAGCAGGTCAACTTCGTTGGTCTGCGCAAGCGTTTCCTGACCTTCTCCGCCTGTCTGATGGCGGCGATCGTCCTCTGTGCGGTGGTGCTGGGCGTCCATCTGGACACCGAGTTCACCGGCGGTGCGATGATCACCCTGAGCTACGAGAACAGCTTTGAGATGTCTGCCGTCCAGAAGACGGCCTCCGAGGCGCTGGGCAGCAACGGCCTGACCCTGCAGACCGGCGAGAACGTCGCAACAGGGGAGCAGGCCCTGAAGATCTCGATGCCCGGCACCGAGACTGTCACCACCGACGAGGTGCAGACCCTGCTGGACTCTCTGAACGAGAGCTACCCTGACAACTCCTTCGCACAGCTCTCTCTGAGCAATGTCAGCGCCGCAATGGGCATGAAGTTCCTCCAGAAGAGTCTGGTGGCCGTGGTGTTCGCGCTGGTGCTCATCCTCGCCTACATCGCATACCGCTTCAAGAGGATCGGCGGCCTGACCGGCGGCATGATGGCCGTTCTGGCCCTGCTCAACGACCTGATGGTGGTGTTCGGCACCTTCGTGCTGCTGCGTGCCCCGCTGGATGGCAACTTCATTGCGGCGATGCTGACCATCCTCGGCTACTCCATCAACGATACCGTCGTCGTCTACGACCGCATCCGTGAGAATCGCAGCCTGCTGGGCAAGAAGGCCAGCTTCGAAGAGCTGGTCAATCACTCTGTCAACCAGTCGGCCCGCCGCACCATCATCACCACCGTCACCACTGTGATGGCGCTGGGCGTGATGTGCGTCGTCTCCAAGCTGTATGGTCTGGACAGCATCTTTACCTTTGCCTTCCCCCTGATGATGGGTATGCTCAGCGGCGTGTACACCTCGCTGTGCGTCTCCACCTCCGCTTGGGTGGCATGGAGCGAACGCAAGGGCGCAAAGAAAAACTGA
- the nrdR gene encoding transcriptional regulator NrdR: MKCPYCGDEESKVIDSRPTEDSERIRRRRECLNCHMRFTTYEVVETVPLIVIKKDNSREPFDRQKLLNAMLRACAKRPVSYEALERAVSSIEQTLMSTYDREVTSVRIGELTMQELKKIDEVAYVRFASVYQQFADVESFFNELKKLMGDRKK; this comes from the coding sequence ATGAAATGCCCCTATTGCGGCGATGAGGAGTCCAAAGTCATTGATTCCCGCCCCACCGAAGACAGTGAGCGCATCCGCCGCCGCCGGGAGTGTCTGAACTGCCATATGCGGTTCACGACCTACGAGGTGGTGGAGACAGTGCCGCTCATCGTCATCAAGAAGGATAATTCCCGCGAGCCGTTCGACCGACAGAAGCTGCTGAACGCCATGCTTCGCGCCTGCGCCAAGCGCCCGGTGAGCTACGAAGCGCTGGAACGCGCCGTCAGCAGCATCGAGCAGACCCTGATGAGCACCTACGACCGCGAAGTGACCAGCGTGCGCATCGGTGAACTGACCATGCAGGAGCTGAAAAAGATCGACGAGGTGGCCTATGTCCGCTTTGCCTCGGTCTACCAGCAGTTCGCGGACGTCGAAAGCTTCTTCAATGAGCTGAAAAAGCTGATGGGCGACCGCAAGAAATAA